One genomic window of Xanthobacter dioxanivorans includes the following:
- a CDS encoding helix-turn-helix domain-containing protein, translating to MRAHAGTEGPGYNGEQIEIVFLLEGVRDGRATCKFGSREHPVPTHTGTAWVCPAEVRADEIRTTRSPLMAGHIYIPQSSLDAVASDEAVACRKPVLRSAATPRDTMIDYFGRTVLAEMERETSAGRLLADAAVTMLSAHLLQNYAEFTPASIARDQRRPLDPSRLSRVVAHIEHHLDDDISLASLARVACMSAFHFSRSFAAAIGVPPHRYVSQLRLERAKSEIVAGKVPLAEIALRSGFSSQSAFTRAFRRRVGLSPGEYRRSLRG from the coding sequence TTGCGCGCGCACGCCGGCACCGAGGGGCCGGGCTACAATGGCGAGCAGATTGAGATCGTCTTCCTATTGGAAGGGGTTCGCGACGGGCGCGCCACCTGCAAGTTCGGAAGTCGCGAACACCCGGTCCCAACTCACACCGGCACGGCCTGGGTCTGCCCCGCCGAGGTGCGTGCCGACGAAATTCGCACCACGCGCTCGCCGCTCATGGCCGGCCACATCTACATTCCGCAATCCAGCCTCGACGCGGTCGCCTCCGACGAAGCGGTTGCCTGCCGCAAGCCGGTGCTGCGCAGCGCCGCCACGCCCCGCGACACGATGATCGACTATTTCGGCCGTACCGTTCTTGCCGAAATGGAGCGTGAGACTTCTGCCGGACGCCTGCTGGCGGATGCGGCCGTTACGATGCTGTCGGCCCATCTCCTGCAAAACTACGCCGAGTTCACCCCAGCCTCCATCGCGCGCGACCAAAGAAGACCTCTCGATCCGTCAAGACTCTCACGTGTCGTTGCCCATATCGAGCATCATCTGGACGACGACATATCGCTGGCGTCGCTGGCCAGAGTCGCCTGCATGAGCGCATTCCATTTCAGCCGCTCCTTCGCGGCGGCGATTGGCGTGCCCCCACACCGATATGTGAGCCAACTGCGCCTGGAGCGCGCCAAGAGCGAGATTGTCGCCGGAAAAGTGCCGCTGGCGGAGATCGCACTGCGGTCGGGGTTCTCGTCACAAAGCGCCTTCACGCGGGCCTTCCGACGGAGAGTCGGGCTGTCGCCCGGA